In one window of Sphingomonas sp. BGYR3 DNA:
- a CDS encoding AcrB/AcrD/AcrF family protein → MHGQGSTARWAVRQIDRHWLRWVLIAWAAMAAVYLVQRYPQIRWFVLTDTDDNLRMAQVRAWLSGQGWFDLRQYRMNPPQGFDIHWSRIVDLPIAALILILKPFLGTVMAERWAAGIAPLLPLGVTLAAISLAVRRLISPLAWPLAVLFLFGCTSALLMFMPMRIDHHGWQLACLGWTLAGLADPRGARGGATVGLASAISLSIGLEMLPYAVMAGAILTLEWVWDGDRRDRLMAYGITLAGGVAAGFAGFASHDNWAMRCDALTPVWLSAMLAAGGLLVLIAWIAPRGRASRLALAATAGLIVGGGFALLYPQCLARPEGVSDELVSVWLGNVREAKPIFRHPLKTGLALAAVPLVGLIGALIAAWRARGTARLTGWIAASAFIAFAGAMMAWQVRSAPAAQLIGMVGSVSLAWWLLPWCIRHRLMPVRVLGTVGVGLILSGLAVGLIIDKLPIGERGSARRQVVSRAGRQCNTMTALRPLNALPRQTVFTHVDLGPRMITLTRHSAIAGPYHRNEAAILDVHHGFTGDPDGFRRIARAHGATLLVVCPDMAETTIYRARGPRGFYARLMGGERFDWLEPVTLPGETPLRVWQIR, encoded by the coding sequence TTGCACGGCCAGGGTTCAACGGCACGATGGGCGGTCCGGCAGATCGACCGGCACTGGCTTCGCTGGGTGCTGATCGCATGGGCGGCGATGGCGGCGGTCTATCTGGTTCAGCGCTATCCGCAGATCCGCTGGTTCGTGCTGACCGATACCGACGACAATCTGCGCATGGCACAGGTGCGGGCATGGCTCTCCGGTCAGGGCTGGTTCGACCTCCGGCAATATCGGATGAACCCGCCACAGGGGTTCGACATTCACTGGTCGCGGATCGTCGATTTGCCGATCGCGGCGCTGATCCTGATCCTGAAACCGTTTCTGGGCACCGTGATGGCCGAACGCTGGGCGGCGGGCATCGCCCCGCTGCTGCCGCTGGGCGTCACGCTGGCGGCGATATCGCTGGCCGTCCGCCGGCTGATCTCTCCGCTCGCCTGGCCGCTGGCGGTATTGTTCCTGTTCGGCTGCACCTCGGCGCTGCTCATGTTCATGCCGATGCGGATCGATCATCATGGCTGGCAACTGGCCTGCCTTGGCTGGACGCTGGCCGGGCTTGCCGATCCGCGGGGTGCGCGCGGCGGCGCGACGGTGGGGTTGGCCAGCGCGATCAGCCTGTCGATCGGCCTCGAAATGCTGCCCTATGCCGTTATGGCGGGGGCCATCCTGACGCTGGAATGGGTGTGGGACGGCGACCGGCGCGACCGCCTGATGGCCTATGGCATCACCCTGGCGGGCGGCGTTGCGGCGGGATTTGCCGGATTTGCCAGCCATGACAACTGGGCCATGCGCTGCGACGCGCTGACCCCCGTCTGGCTGTCGGCCATGCTGGCGGCGGGCGGCCTGCTGGTCCTGATCGCCTGGATCGCCCCGCGCGGCCGGGCATCGCGGCTTGCCCTGGCGGCGACGGCGGGCCTGATCGTCGGCGGCGGATTTGCCCTGCTCTATCCCCAGTGCCTTGCCCGCCCGGAAGGGGTGTCGGACGAACTGGTCAGCGTCTGGCTGGGCAATGTGCGTGAGGCAAAGCCGATCTTTCGCCACCCGCTCAAGACGGGTCTGGCCCTTGCCGCCGTCCCGCTGGTCGGCCTGATCGGCGCGCTGATCGCGGCATGGCGGGCGCGCGGCACGGCCCGCCTGACCGGCTGGATCGCGGCCAGTGCGTTCATCGCCTTTGCGGGTGCCATGATGGCGTGGCAGGTCCGCTCCGCCCCGGCGGCACAGCTGATCGGCATGGTGGGCAGCGTGTCGCTCGCCTGGTGGTTGCTGCCCTGGTGCATCCGCCACCGGCTGATGCCGGTGCGCGTACTGGGCACCGTCGGCGTCGGCCTTATCCTGTCGGGCCTTGCCGTCGGGCTGATCATCGACAAGCTGCCGATCGGCGAACGGGGCAGCGCCCGGCGACAGGTGGTCAGTCGCGCCGGGCGACAGTGCAATACCATGACGGCGCTGCGCCCGCTCAACGCCCTGCCGCGCCAGACCGTCTTTACCCATGTCGATCTTGGCCCGCGCATGATCACGCTGACCCGGCACAGCGCGATCGCCGGCCCCTATCACCGCAACGAAGCGGCGATCCTGGACGTGCATCACGGCTTTACCGGCGATCCCGACGGATTTCGCCGGATTGCCCGCGCCCATGGTGCGACGCTGCTGGTCGTCTGTCCCGACATGGCGGAAACCACCATCTATCGCGCCCGCGGACCGCGCGGCTTTTATGCCCGGCTGATGGGCGGCGAACGCTTCGACTGGCTGGAAC
- a CDS encoding GtrA family protein gives MVERAVMIQRINELRRHPVMGQLVRFGIAGGISSLIYVAVYVPLTETVFPGARAVLAVPFAFAFAVTAGFFLHSRWSFKDHGVRTSGGGQPVKFVMVQGAGLIVHLLLTWGMVGQAGLPEWSPLVPGLTLVPLLTFWINRQWVFGE, from the coding sequence ATGGTTGAACGGGCGGTGATGATCCAGCGGATCAACGAATTGAGGCGGCATCCGGTGATGGGTCAGCTGGTGCGGTTCGGCATCGCGGGCGGCATATCGTCGCTGATCTATGTCGCCGTTTACGTCCCCCTGACCGAAACCGTGTTTCCCGGCGCGCGGGCGGTGCTTGCCGTCCCCTTTGCCTTTGCCTTTGCCGTGACGGCGGGGTTTTTCCTGCACAGCCGGTGGAGTTTCAAGGACCATGGCGTGCGCACATCGGGGGGCGGCCAGCCGGTCAAGTTCGTGATGGTGCAGGGTGCGGGGTTGATCGTCCACCTGCTGCTTACCTGGGGCATGGTGGGGCAGGCGGGGTTGCCGGAATGGTCGCCGCTGGTGCCCGGACTGACGCTGGTGCCGCTGCTCACCTTCTGGATCAATCGCCAATGGGTTTTCGGGGAGTAA
- a CDS encoding class I SAM-dependent methyltransferase, with the protein MDRIVYDRMAAHDTTHWWYRARREVLADYITREAGLKPDARILEIGCGTGHNLPMLARFGAVDAIEIDAAARAIASERLGKPVGDAPLPELPGVPRGSYDMIAVLDVVEHIADDVGALKAMADCLKPGGAILIAVPAHPWMWSAHDVVNHHQRRYTKGTLDAAIRAAGLTHNGLRWFNSLLFPAAVAARLAGKLTGKDDSDDSPPAAPLNAAFQAIFSLERHLVGRMPLPPGLSILTIARRP; encoded by the coding sequence ATGGATCGCATCGTTTACGACCGCATGGCGGCACATGACACCACCCATTGGTGGTATCGCGCGCGGCGCGAGGTTCTGGCCGACTATATCACGCGTGAGGCGGGGCTGAAGCCGGACGCACGCATCCTGGAAATCGGGTGCGGCACCGGCCACAACCTGCCGATGCTGGCTCGGTTCGGCGCGGTGGACGCGATCGAGATCGACGCCGCGGCCCGCGCCATTGCCAGCGAGCGGCTGGGCAAGCCGGTGGGCGATGCGCCGCTGCCCGAACTGCCCGGCGTGCCGCGCGGCAGTTATGACATGATCGCCGTGCTGGACGTGGTCGAACATATCGCGGACGATGTCGGCGCGCTGAAGGCGATGGCCGATTGCCTGAAACCGGGCGGGGCGATCCTGATCGCGGTGCCGGCGCATCCGTGGATGTGGAGCGCGCACGACGTGGTGAACCATCACCAGCGCCGCTATACCAAAGGCACGCTGGACGCCGCGATCCGCGCCGCCGGGCTGACCCATAATGGCCTGCGCTGGTTCAATTCGCTGCTGTTTCCCGCAGCGGTCGCCGCGCGGCTGGCGGGCAAGCTGACCGGCAAGGACGACAGCGACGATTCGCCGCCGGCCGCGCCGCTGAACGCCGCGTTTCAGGCGATTTTTTCGCTGGAGCGGCACCTGGTCGGGCGGATGCCGCTGCCGCCGGGGCTGTCGATCCTGACCATCGCGCGCAGACCCTGA
- a CDS encoding glycosyltransferase family 2 protein has product MQRPRLSVVVPCYNEESCLEVLHARIAAAARAAVGEDFEIVLVNDGSRDNSWAVMQRLAAADPHLVCINLSRNHGHQLALTAGLDLCSGEQILIIDADLQDPPELLADMRAVMAEQDADVVYAVRRKREGESLFKKLTAAAFYRVLDRVTDTPIPLDTGDFRLMSRRALDAFLTLPEQARFIRGMVAWIGFRQVPFLYDRAERHAGETKYPLAKMIRFALDAMTGFSTAPLRLASHIGMWLVGAAGLLMLYILASWALGGTVAGWTSLMLLVLFLGAAQMFVLGLIGEYLGRLYIEAKRRPLYLVADIAGTARGHATLGYNAVEARDQDDVHPPLV; this is encoded by the coding sequence ATGCAACGTCCCCGGCTTTCCGTCGTCGTCCCTTGTTACAACGAAGAATCCTGTCTTGAGGTGCTGCACGCCCGCATTGCGGCGGCCGCGCGCGCCGCGGTGGGCGAGGATTTCGAAATCGTGCTGGTCAATGACGGATCGCGCGACAACAGCTGGGCGGTGATGCAGCGGCTGGCGGCGGCCGATCCGCACCTGGTCTGCATCAACCTGTCGCGCAATCACGGGCATCAGCTTGCGCTGACCGCGGGGCTTGACCTGTGCAGCGGCGAACAGATCCTGATCATCGACGCCGATCTGCAGGATCCGCCCGAACTGCTGGCCGATATGCGCGCGGTGATGGCGGAACAGGACGCCGATGTCGTCTATGCCGTCCGCCGCAAGCGGGAGGGCGAAAGCCTGTTCAAGAAACTGACCGCCGCTGCCTTTTACCGCGTGCTCGATCGGGTGACGGACACGCCCATTCCGCTGGATACCGGCGATTTCCGCCTGATGAGCCGCCGCGCGCTGGATGCGTTCCTGACCCTGCCGGAACAGGCGCGCTTCATCCGGGGCATGGTCGCCTGGATCGGCTTTCGACAGGTGCCGTTCCTGTATGACCGCGCCGAACGCCATGCGGGCGAGACCAAATATCCGCTGGCCAAGATGATCCGGTTCGCGCTCGATGCAATGACCGGCTTTTCCACCGCGCCCCTGCGGCTGGCCAGCCATATCGGGATGTGGCTGGTCGGCGCGGCCGGGCTGCTGATGCTGTACATTCTGGCCAGCTGGGCGCTGGGCGGCACGGTCGCTGGCTGGACGTCGCTGATGCTGCTGGTCCTGTTCCTGGGCGCGGCGCAGATGTTCGTCCTTGGCCTGATCGGGGAATATCTGGGCCGCCTGTATATCGAGGCAAAGCGCCGCCCGCTCTATCTGGTCGCCGATATCGCCGGAACAGCGCGCGGCCACGCCACCCTGGGCTATAACGCGGTCGAGGCGCGCGATCAGGACGACGTCCACCCGCCGCTGGTGTGA
- a CDS encoding methyl-accepting chemotaxis protein, translating to MTDAPSPSLDRLRRTGVRLIVLGGWACVLAIGLIGLATGSQHVGLAVLIAAAATIVPTRNYLNGRYDAGARLTIGSLAAVYPALGVFLMAGHEWQMDGHMYFFVALAALVVLCDWRPMLLASAMVALHHLILGWVMPAWVFQGTENIGRVIIHAVAVVLQFAVLASLTTRLALLLQRQDAARAASETHAREADERRQQVEQAMAKAAQAEQLARHERELRQRIEADERAQRRAEIIRFADGFNASVADLVARVGSAAADLNDSARALNDIARRATRDTAQAADAADRSSLGAAGLAARIHELSESITAIAATAEQQARLSADARDCSHAGAAAVGVLGHRTDTISGFAESIHDIAARTNLLALNATIEAARAGEVGRGFAVVANEVKQLAGQASGATTEIRTLAGSIHSEADRADSALADIAAMVSELADAAQSVRAAVRQQHGTADAIELSARDVATGAEMMADQVKEIAQVAFQTEFLSDSVAGAASSLSETAATLTEMTARFMAELRAA from the coding sequence ATGACGGATGCCCCCTCCCCCAGCCTTGACCGCCTGCGCCGCACCGGTGTCCGGCTGATCGTCCTTGGTGGCTGGGCCTGTGTGCTTGCCATCGGGCTGATCGGCCTTGCCACCGGCTCGCAGCATGTCGGGCTGGCCGTCCTGATCGCGGCTGCCGCGACCATCGTGCCGACCCGCAATTATCTGAACGGTCGTTACGATGCGGGCGCGCGCCTGACCATCGGGTCGCTTGCCGCCGTCTATCCCGCGCTCGGCGTGTTCCTGATGGCCGGGCATGAGTGGCAGATGGACGGCCATATGTACTTCTTCGTCGCGCTCGCCGCCCTGGTGGTGCTGTGCGACTGGCGTCCGATGCTGCTGGCCAGCGCCATGGTCGCGCTGCACCATCTGATCCTGGGCTGGGTCATGCCGGCCTGGGTGTTTCAGGGGACGGAAAATATCGGCCGCGTCATCATCCACGCTGTTGCCGTGGTGCTTCAGTTTGCCGTGCTTGCCTCGCTCACCACGCGCCTTGCCCTGCTGCTTCAGCGTCAGGACGCGGCCCGTGCGGCAAGCGAGACCCATGCCCGTGAGGCGGATGAGCGTCGCCAGCAGGTGGAACAGGCCATGGCCAAGGCCGCACAGGCCGAACAGCTTGCCCGGCACGAACGCGAACTGCGTCAGCGGATCGAAGCCGACGAACGCGCCCAGCGCCGCGCCGAAATCATCCGCTTTGCCGATGGCTTCAACGCCTCGGTCGCCGATCTGGTCGCCCGCGTGGGCAGCGCGGCCGCCGACCTCAACGATTCCGCCCGCGCGCTCAACGACATTGCCCGCCGCGCCACGCGCGACACGGCCCAGGCCGCCGATGCCGCCGACCGGTCCTCGCTCGGCGCCGCCGGCCTTGCCGCGCGCATCCATGAACTCAGCGAATCGATCACCGCCATTGCCGCCACTGCCGAACAACAGGCGCGGCTCAGCGCCGATGCCCGCGACTGTTCACATGCTGGCGCAGCGGCGGTCGGCGTGCTCGGCCACCGGACGGATACGATCAGCGGATTTGCCGAATCGATCCACGATATCGCCGCGCGCACCAACCTGCTCGCCCTTAATGCCACGATCGAGGCGGCGCGTGCGGGAGAGGTCGGGCGCGGCTTTGCCGTCGTCGCCAATGAGGTAAAGCAGCTTGCCGGACAGGCATCGGGCGCGACCACCGAAATCCGGACCCTTGCCGGCTCGATCCATAGCGAGGCGGACCGCGCCGATTCCGCCCTTGCCGATATCGCCGCCATGGTCAGCGAACTGGCCGACGCTGCCCAGTCGGTCCGCGCGGCCGTGCGGCAACAGCATGGCACCGCCGACGCCATCGAACTCAGCGCCCGCGATGTGGCGACAGGCGCGGAAATGATGGCCGATCAGGTCAAGGAAATCGCGCAGGTCGCGTTTCAGACCGAGTTTCTGTCCGACAGCGTCGCCGGCGCCGCCAGCAGCCTGTCGGAAACCGCCGCCACGCTGACAGAGATGACCGCCCGGTTCATGGCCGAACTGCGCGCCGCCTGA
- a CDS encoding thioesterase family protein: MIRRVNTPVTQHDHAVSIAPGDIDFMGHVNNAVYLTWVQDAVIAYWRAVAPAEAVAAHLWVALKHEITYRRPAFLEDQVIATVVAERVQGARALFRTLIKRGEDVLAEVESSWCALDVHSRRPIRVARDIAARFLADLSPGEIRESQDRG, from the coding sequence ATGATCCGGCGCGTGAACACCCCCGTCACCCAGCATGATCATGCCGTGTCGATCGCCCCCGGCGACATCGACTTCATGGGCCATGTGAACAACGCCGTCTATCTGACCTGGGTACAGGATGCCGTGATCGCCTATTGGCGCGCAGTCGCCCCGGCAGAGGCGGTGGCCGCGCATCTGTGGGTCGCGCTGAAGCACGAGATTACCTATCGCCGCCCCGCGTTCCTTGAGGATCAGGTGATCGCCACGGTGGTGGCCGAACGGGTCCAGGGCGCACGCGCGCTGTTCCGCACCCTGATCAAGCGGGGCGAGGACGTGCTGGCAGAGGTGGAAAGCAGCTGGTGTGCGCTCGACGTTCACAGCCGCCGGCCGATCCGTGTCGCGCGCGATATCGCCGCCCGCTTCCTTGCCGACCTGTCGCCTGGCGAAATCCGCGAATCGCAGGATCGCGGTTAA
- a CDS encoding bifunctional (p)ppGpp synthetase/guanosine-3',5'-bis(diphosphate) 3'-pyrophosphohydrolase translates to MLRQYELVERVKSYDPDADEALLNRAYVFSMHAHGSQKRASGDPYFSHPIEVAGILTDLQLDDETIATAILHDTIEDTVATPDEILAKFGPSVARLVDGVTKLSKIEAQSENERAAENLRKFLLAMSDDIRVLLVKLADRLHNMRTLHHIAKPEKRKRIARETMDIYAPLAERIGMYEFMKEMQTLAMRELEPEGYESITRRLAALKEGGGDRIAKIASGLKLLLSRGGVEAELSGREKHPYSIWKKMSERHVSLEQLSDIMAFRAIVPTEEECYRALGIIHRRWPMVPGRFKDYISTPKRNGYRSLHTTIMHAGDTRVEIQIRTAEMHAQAEFGLAAHWAYKQDAVRPDTQVRWIRDLIEILDTAESPEELIEHTKMAMYQDRIFAFSPKGELIQLPKGATPIDFAYAVHTDLGDQAVGAKVNGRVVPLRHELANGDQVQILRSKAQRPHEAWMNFAITGKARAAIRRHLRQKERVERDKLGRKLFENIVERLPAKVGSEAVAEALKRLKLADEAALMQAIARQSLTDAQVMNALMPGSADADEAGELPPQRHAIIIKGLTPGVAFDLADCCRPVPGDRIVGIRQPGTGIAVHAIECPELDHFDDAQWVDLNWGDKAEGGVARISVTLKNEPGALGAIATIIGSHRANILGLRMDNRDTTFHTNAIDVEVRDNSHLMRLLAALRAADAVSAAERA, encoded by the coding sequence GTGCTGAGGCAATATGAACTGGTTGAGCGGGTCAAAAGTTACGACCCGGACGCGGACGAGGCGCTGCTGAACCGCGCCTATGTGTTTTCCATGCACGCCCATGGCAGCCAGAAACGCGCCAGCGGCGACCCCTATTTCAGCCATCCGATCGAGGTTGCGGGCATCCTGACCGACCTGCAGCTGGATGACGAGACGATCGCCACCGCGATCCTGCACGATACGATCGAGGATACGGTCGCCACGCCGGACGAAATCCTGGCAAAGTTCGGCCCCTCGGTCGCCCGGCTGGTCGACGGCGTGACCAAGCTGTCCAAGATCGAGGCGCAGTCGGAAAACGAGCGCGCGGCCGAAAACCTGCGCAAATTCCTGCTCGCCATGTCGGACGACATCCGCGTGCTGCTGGTCAAGCTGGCCGACCGGCTGCACAACATGCGCACGCTCCATCACATCGCAAAGCCGGAAAAGCGCAAGCGCATCGCCCGCGAAACTATGGATATCTATGCCCCGCTCGCCGAGCGGATCGGCATGTACGAATTCATGAAGGAGATGCAGACGCTGGCCATGCGCGAGCTGGAGCCGGAGGGGTATGAATCGATCACCCGCCGGCTGGCCGCGCTCAAGGAAGGCGGCGGCGACCGGATTGCCAAGATTGCGTCGGGTCTGAAGCTGCTCTTGTCGCGCGGCGGGGTGGAGGCGGAACTGTCAGGCCGCGAAAAACACCCCTATTCCATCTGGAAAAAGATGTCGGAACGGCATGTCAGCCTTGAGCAGCTGTCCGACATCATGGCGTTCCGCGCGATCGTGCCGACCGAGGAGGAATGTTATCGCGCACTCGGCATCATCCATCGCCGCTGGCCGATGGTGCCGGGGCGGTTCAAGGATTATATCTCGACGCCTAAGCGCAACGGGTATCGGTCGCTGCACACCACGATCATGCACGCCGGCGACACCCGCGTCGAAATCCAGATCCGCACGGCCGAAATGCACGCCCAGGCGGAGTTCGGCCTGGCCGCGCACTGGGCCTATAAACAGGATGCGGTGCGCCCCGACACGCAGGTCCGCTGGATCCGCGACCTCATCGAAATCCTGGACACTGCCGAAAGCCCGGAAGAGCTGATCGAGCATACCAAGATGGCGATGTATCAGGACCGCATCTTTGCCTTTTCGCCCAAGGGCGAGCTGATTCAGCTGCCAAAGGGCGCGACGCCGATCGACTTTGCCTATGCCGTGCACACCGATCTAGGCGATCAGGCGGTGGGTGCAAAGGTGAACGGCCGCGTCGTGCCGCTGCGCCACGAACTGGCCAATGGCGATCAGGTTCAGATCCTGCGATCCAAGGCGCAACGCCCGCACGAGGCGTGGATGAACTTTGCCATCACGGGCAAGGCGCGCGCCGCGATCCGCCGCCATCTGCGCCAGAAGGAGCGCGTGGAACGCGACAAGCTGGGCCGGAAACTGTTCGAGAACATTGTCGAACGCCTGCCCGCCAAGGTGGGATCGGAAGCGGTGGCAGAGGCGCTGAAGCGGCTGAAACTGGCCGACGAGGCGGCGCTGATGCAGGCGATCGCGCGCCAGAGCCTGACCGACGCACAGGTGATGAACGCGCTGATGCCCGGGTCGGCCGACGCGGACGAGGCGGGGGAACTGCCGCCGCAGCGCCATGCCATCATCATCAAGGGGCTGACCCCAGGCGTCGCATTCGATCTGGCCGATTGCTGCCGTCCGGTGCCGGGCGACCGCATCGTCGGCATCCGCCAGCCGGGGACCGGCATTGCGGTCCATGCCATCGAATGTCCCGAACTCGACCATTTCGACGATGCGCAATGGGTCGACCTGAACTGGGGCGACAAGGCAGAGGGCGGCGTTGCCCGCATTTCGGTGACGCTGAAGAACGAACCCGGTGCGCTGGGTGCCATCGCCACCATCATCGGGTCGCACCGCGCCAACATCCTTGGCCTGCGCATGGACAATCGCGACACCACCTTTCACACCAATGCCATTGATGTGGAGGTGCGCGACAACAGCCATCTGATGCGCCTGCTTGCCGCCCTACGTGCCGCCGATGCGGTGAGTGCCGCCGAACGCGCCTGA
- a CDS encoding helix-turn-helix domain-containing protein, giving the protein MSEKLREPLAELAANCSLPAALEAMGERWSFLILRAAFNGLKHFEEFQSELGIARNILANRLTRLVGHGILERRPCEDDRRKVEYCLTEKGFALLPTMVALRQWGERWETGTPASPVLVDARDRRPVRQVSVLAHDGRPLTKQDLVWALPEEVA; this is encoded by the coding sequence ATGTCGGAAAAATTGCGGGAACCCCTGGCGGAGTTGGCAGCCAATTGCAGCCTGCCCGCGGCACTTGAAGCGATGGGCGAACGATGGTCGTTCTTGATCCTGCGCGCCGCGTTCAACGGATTGAAGCATTTCGAGGAGTTTCAGTCCGAACTGGGCATTGCCCGCAACATCCTGGCCAACCGGCTGACCCGGCTGGTCGGTCACGGCATCCTGGAACGGCGGCCGTGCGAGGATGACCGGCGCAAGGTGGAATATTGCCTGACCGAAAAGGGGTTCGCGCTGCTGCCCACCATGGTCGCGCTGCGGCAATGGGGCGAGCGGTGGGAAACCGGCACCCCGGCCAGCCCGGTGCTGGTCGATGCGCGCGACCGGCGGCCGGTGCGACAGGTGTCGGTGCTGGCCCATGACGGCCGCCCGCTGACCAAGCAGGACCTGGTCTGGGCGCTGCCCGAGGAGGTTGCCTGA
- the murA gene encoding UDP-N-acetylglucosamine 1-carboxyvinyltransferase has translation MDRILIRGGNRLSGRIAISGAKNSALTLLPCALLTDEPLTLRNLPRLADVDSFGHLLNQFGVSTMIEGTRPDEFGRVMTMRASRLTSSTAPYDIVRKMRASILVLGPLIGRMGEATVSLPGGCAIGNRPIDLHLKALEAMGAEIELAAGYVKATAPGGRLPGGRFTFPVVSVGATENALMAAATAKGTTVLENAAREPEIVDLCRLLIAMGASIDGVGTETLTIEGRDRLHGATYRVMPDRIEAGSYACAAAITGGALELVGAEASDMRATLVALQEAGVTITETAGSIHVAANGPLQPVSLSTAPFPGFATDMQAQFMAMLTQADGASVLTETIFENRYMHVPELARMGADIQVTGRSAVVRGQSPLIGAPVMATDLRASMSLILAGLAATGETQVSRIYHLDRGYERLEEKLQAVGADIERVGDG, from the coding sequence ATGGACCGCATCCTTATCCGCGGCGGCAACCGCCTGTCCGGCCGCATCGCCATTTCCGGGGCCAAGAACTCGGCCCTCACCCTGCTGCCCTGCGCGCTGCTCACCGATGAGCCGCTGACGCTGCGCAATCTGCCGCGGCTGGCCGATGTCGACAGTTTCGGGCATCTGCTGAACCAGTTCGGCGTTTCGACCATGATCGAAGGCACGCGGCCCGACGAATTCGGCCGGGTGATGACGATGCGCGCCAGCCGCCTGACCTCCAGCACCGCGCCCTATGACATTGTGCGAAAGATGCGCGCCTCGATCCTGGTGCTCGGCCCGCTGATCGGGCGGATGGGCGAGGCGACGGTGTCGCTGCCGGGCGGCTGCGCAATCGGCAACCGGCCGATCGACCTGCACCTCAAGGCGCTTGAGGCGATGGGCGCGGAAATCGAACTGGCGGCCGGCTATGTCAAGGCGACGGCCCCCGGTGGCCGCCTGCCCGGCGGTCGCTTCACCTTCCCCGTCGTCTCGGTCGGCGCGACTGAAAACGCGCTGATGGCGGCGGCGACGGCCAAGGGCACCACGGTCCTGGAAAATGCGGCGCGCGAGCCGGAGATCGTGGATCTGTGCCGCCTCTTGATCGCGATGGGCGCGTCCATCGACGGCGTCGGCACCGAAACCCTGACAATCGAGGGACGCGACCGGCTGCACGGCGCGACCTATCGCGTGATGCCAGACCGGATCGAGGCGGGCAGCTATGCCTGTGCCGCCGCGATCACCGGCGGCGCGCTGGAACTGGTCGGGGCCGAGGCATCGGACATGCGCGCCACGCTGGTCGCGCTTCAGGAAGCGGGCGTGACGATCACCGAAACCGCAGGCAGCATCCATGTCGCCGCCAACGGCCCGCTGCAGCCGGTGTCACTGTCCACCGCGCCCTTCCCCGGCTTTGCCACCGACATGCAGGCGCAGTTCATGGCGATGCTGACCCAGGCGGACGGGGCCAGCGTGCTGACCGAAACCATCTTTGAAAACCGCTACATGCACGTGCCCGAACTGGCGCGGATGGGCGCGGACATTCAGGTGACGGGCCGTTCCGCCGTGGTGCGCGGCCAATCGCCGCTGATCGGCGCGCCGGTGATGGCGACCGATCTTCGCGCGTCGATGAGCCTGATCCTCGCCGGTCTGGCGGCGACGGGCGAGACCCAGGTCAGCCGCATCTATCACCTCGACCGCGGCTATGAGCGGCTTGAGGAAAAGCTGCAGGCGGTCGGCGCGGATATCGAGCGCGTCGGCGACGGCTGA
- the clpS gene encoding ATP-dependent Clp protease adapter ClpS, producing MADEPDDDGKGTSLGVATRTRTRTQKPTPYRVLMLNDDYTPMEFVVLVLQRFFRMTRDEATQVMLHVHQRGVGVCGVFTYEVAESKVSQVIDFARQNQHPLQCTLEKA from the coding sequence ATGGCCGACGAGCCGGATGACGACGGCAAGGGCACGTCGCTCGGCGTCGCCACCCGTACCCGCACCCGGACGCAAAAGCCCACGCCCTATCGCGTGCTGATGCTGAACGACGATTATACGCCGATGGAATTCGTCGTGCTGGTGCTTCAGCGGTTTTTCCGGATGACGCGGGACGAGGCTACGCAGGTGATGCTGCACGTCCATCAGCGCGGCGTCGGCGTGTGCGGGGTGTTCACGTACGAAGTGGCGGAAAGCAAGGTCAGCCAGGTGATCGATTTCGCCCGGCAGAATCAGCATCCGCTGCAATGCACGCTGGAAAAGGCGTAA